Proteins co-encoded in one Deltaproteobacteria bacterium HGW-Deltaproteobacteria-18 genomic window:
- a CDS encoding 50S ribosomal protein L24, whose amino-acid sequence MSTHVWKIHKDDNVMILVGKDKGKIGKIVKILRSKKQVIVEKANMVKKHTKPNPYNNQPGGIVEKEMPVNVSNVQLVCNACSKPTRVGYKFTDDNKKVRYCKKCNETIS is encoded by the coding sequence ATGTCTACTCATGTCTGGAAAATTCACAAAGATGACAATGTGATGATTCTTGTCGGAAAAGACAAAGGTAAGATCGGCAAGATTGTCAAAATTCTTCGCAGCAAAAAGCAGGTTATTGTCGAGAAGGCTAATATGGTGAAAAAACACACCAAGCCCAATCCTTATAACAACCAGCCTGGCGGAATAGTTGAGAAGGAAATGCCTGTGAACGTCTCTAACGTTCAGCTGGTGTGCAATGCTTGCTCAAAGCCGACAAGAGTGGGTTATAAGTTTACCGACGATAACAAGAAAGTTCGTTATTGCAAAAAATGCAATGAAACGATCAGTTAA
- a CDS encoding 50S ribosomal protein L14 encodes MIQMQTTLDVADNSGAKKVACIKVLGGSKRRYARVGDIIMVSVKEAIPHGKVKKGDVLQAVVVRTTKEIGRPDGTFIRFDNNSAVMLNKNLEPMGTRIFGPVARELRAKNFMKIVSLAPEVL; translated from the coding sequence ATGATTCAAATGCAGACGACTTTGGATGTCGCAGACAATTCCGGAGCCAAGAAGGTTGCCTGCATCAAGGTGCTGGGCGGAAGCAAGAGGCGTTATGCTCGTGTTGGCGACATCATCATGGTGTCAGTCAAAGAAGCGATTCCTCATGGAAAAGTCAAAAAGGGCGATGTTCTCCAGGCAGTAGTTGTAAGAACAACAAAAGAGATCGGCCGTCCTGATGGAACTTTTATCCGCTTCGACAATAATTCAGCTGTTATGCTGAATAAAAACCTTGAGCCGATGGGCACTCGTATTTTTGGGCCTGTTGCACGTGAATTGCGGGCAAAGAACTTTATGAAGATTGTATCTTTAGCCCCAGAGGTGTTGTAA
- a CDS encoding 30S ribosomal protein S17 has product MSNSGKTSNKRTLVGFVVSDKNDKTIVVRVETLVKHPVLKKYIRRRKKFMAHDPNNECHIGDKVQIVESRPLSARKNWHLMKIIERAL; this is encoded by the coding sequence ATGAGTAACAGCGGAAAGACATCAAACAAGAGAACTCTTGTTGGCTTCGTAGTGAGCGATAAGAACGACAAGACCATTGTCGTGCGTGTCGAAACACTGGTCAAACATCCTGTTCTTAAAAAATATATCCGCCGCAGAAAGAAATTCATGGCTCATGACCCCAACAATGAATGTCACATTGGGGATAAAGTTCAGATCGTCGAGTCCCGTCCTTTAAGTGCGCGGAAAAACTGGCATCTGATGAAAATCATTGAAAGAGCTTTGTAG
- a CDS encoding 50S ribosomal protein L29, with protein sequence MNAQQLRELGPEKLQVKLGEFRKELMNLRFQHATAQLENSQRIPLVKKSIARILTILKAKDMETGDE encoded by the coding sequence ATGAATGCTCAACAATTACGGGAATTGGGTCCTGAGAAGCTCCAGGTCAAACTTGGTGAATTTCGTAAGGAATTGATGAATCTTCGTTTTCAGCATGCAACCGCGCAGCTTGAAAATAGTCAGAGAATACCGCTTGTTAAGAAATCCATAGCTCGGATTTTGACGATTTTGAAAGCGAAGGACATGGAGACAGGTGATGAGTAA
- a CDS encoding 50S ribosomal protein L16, translating to MLSPKKVKFRKQQKGRIRGLAGRATTVAFGEIGLKAMECGKLTSQQIEAARIAMMRHIKRGGKVFIRIFPDKTITAKPLEVRQGKGKGSPVGWCAPVQRGRILYEIKGVDVELAKEALQRAAYKLPIKTTIVEKE from the coding sequence ATGCTGAGTCCTAAAAAGGTCAAATTTCGGAAGCAGCAGAAGGGTCGTATACGCGGTCTTGCAGGACGCGCGACCACGGTTGCTTTTGGTGAAATCGGTTTGAAGGCTATGGAATGCGGAAAACTCACGAGTCAGCAAATTGAAGCCGCCCGTATCGCGATGATGCGGCACATTAAAAGAGGCGGTAAGGTTTTCATTCGTATTTTTCCCGACAAGACGATTACGGCCAAACCCTTGGAAGTTCGTCAGGGTAAAGGCAAGGGCTCGCCAGTCGGATGGTGCGCACCAGTTCAGAGAGGTCGCATCCTTTATGAAATCAAGGGTGTCGACGTGGAGCTGGCTAAAGAAGCATTGCAGAGAGCTGCCTACAAGCTGCCTATAAAGACTACCATAGTCGAAAAGGAGTAA
- a CDS encoding 30S ribosomal protein S3, protein MGHKVHPYGFRLGYNKNWKSRWFSDKKYAEYVFEDSKLRKYVKEKLFHAGISKIEIERAADKVRLILFTARPGIVIGRKGVEIEKLRAELKGKFAREFVIEVNEIRRPETDAQLVAESIAQQLERRVAFRRAIKKTLGMAQKFGALGIKVQCGGRLGGAEIARTEWAREGRVPLHTLRADIDYGVALAKTTYGIIGVKVWVFKGEILSEVDS, encoded by the coding sequence TTGGGTCATAAAGTTCATCCTTACGGATTCCGTCTGGGATACAATAAAAACTGGAAGTCCCGTTGGTTTAGCGACAAGAAATATGCTGAGTATGTTTTCGAAGACAGTAAGCTTCGGAAGTATGTAAAAGAAAAGCTGTTTCACGCCGGTATTTCCAAGATTGAAATCGAGAGAGCTGCCGACAAGGTTCGTTTGATTCTTTTCACTGCACGCCCCGGTATTGTTATCGGACGAAAGGGCGTTGAAATTGAAAAGCTGCGGGCTGAACTCAAAGGCAAGTTTGCTCGTGAGTTTGTGATAGAGGTTAACGAAATTCGCCGCCCGGAAACAGATGCACAGCTCGTTGCGGAATCAATTGCGCAGCAGCTCGAGCGCCGGGTAGCTTTTCGTCGAGCCATCAAGAAGACCCTGGGCATGGCCCAGAAGTTCGGTGCACTCGGGATCAAGGTCCAGTGTGGCGGACGTCTTGGTGGAGCGGAAATCGCTCGTACAGAATGGGCGAGAGAGGGTCGCGTACCTTTGCATACCCTGCGTGCCGACATCGACTACGGTGTTGCGCTTGCCAAAACCACTTACGGTATCATTGGCGTAAAGGTTTGGGTGTTCAAGGGTGAGATCCTGAGTGAGGTAGATAGCTGA
- a CDS encoding 50S ribosomal protein L22 has product METRSVAKFIRVSPQKARLVARNVTGKHVEDALNVLKFTPKKAARLIEKVLTTAIANAEHNSKLNVDNLYVKEVRIDGGPSWKRIQSRAMGRAYRIIKRSSHITVVVDEL; this is encoded by the coding sequence ATGGAAACAAGATCAGTTGCCAAGTTTATACGCGTTTCCCCGCAGAAAGCCAGGTTGGTCGCACGTAACGTGACCGGTAAACACGTGGAAGATGCGTTGAATGTCCTGAAATTCACCCCCAAGAAAGCTGCCCGTCTGATTGAGAAGGTTCTGACGACTGCAATTGCCAACGCTGAACACAACTCCAAGCTCAACGTCGACAACCTCTATGTGAAGGAAGTTCGCATCGATGGCGGCCCGAGCTGGAAGCGGATTCAATCGAGGGCAATGGGCCGGGCTTACAGAATTATCAAGCGCAGCAGCCACATTACTGTGGTTGTCGATGAACTCTAG
- a CDS encoding 30S ribosomal protein S19 gives MPRSLKKGPFVDGHLLNKVEKSHADRSRQVIKTWSRRSTILPEMVGLTFAVHNGKKFIPVFVSENMVGHKLGEFAPTRTYFGHAADKKKK, from the coding sequence ATGCCTAGGTCTCTGAAAAAAGGCCCTTTCGTGGATGGCCATCTGCTTAACAAGGTGGAAAAATCCCACGCTGATAGAAGCCGTCAGGTGATCAAGACTTGGTCTCGCCGGTCTACGATTTTACCCGAGATGGTCGGACTTACCTTTGCAGTTCATAATGGAAAGAAATTTATCCCGGTGTTTGTCTCTGAGAATATGGTCGGACACAAACTTGGTGAATTTGCACCCACCAGGACTTATTTTGGCCACGCTGCTGATAAGAAGAAGAAATAG
- a CDS encoding 50S ribosomal protein L2, translating into MAIRKLKPTSAGRRSQTVLTFDEITCTTPEKSLTKGLNKKSGRNNNGRVTMRRRGGGNKSLYRLIDFKRNKIDVPAKVATIEYDPNRSARIALLHYADGDKRYIICPLGLNVGDQILAGDKADIKPGNALALARIPLGTLVHNIELYPGRGGQLARSAGAYAQVIAKEDKYALLRLPSGEVRKVLAVNIATVGQVGNIEHENVSIGKAGRNRWLGKRPKVRGVAMNPVDHPLGGGEGRSSGGRHPVTPWGKPTKGYKTRSPKKPSSKLIVKRRGSK; encoded by the coding sequence ATGGCAATTCGAAAGCTTAAACCCACATCTGCCGGACGCAGGTCGCAGACGGTTCTCACGTTTGATGAGATCACGTGCACAACTCCTGAAAAGTCCCTGACCAAGGGTTTGAATAAAAAAAGCGGTCGCAATAATAACGGCCGTGTAACCATGCGCCGCCGTGGCGGTGGAAACAAGTCTTTGTATCGCCTGATTGATTTTAAGCGTAACAAAATTGATGTTCCGGCCAAGGTTGCCACCATCGAGTACGATCCGAACAGAAGTGCGCGCATCGCTCTGCTGCATTATGCCGATGGCGATAAGCGTTACATAATCTGTCCGCTTGGACTCAATGTCGGCGATCAGATTCTAGCCGGCGACAAAGCTGACATCAAGCCGGGCAATGCCTTGGCTTTGGCTCGTATCCCCCTTGGCACCCTGGTGCACAACATTGAGCTGTACCCCGGTCGCGGAGGCCAGCTGGCCCGCTCCGCCGGAGCTTATGCTCAGGTTATCGCCAAGGAAGACAAGTACGCTCTGCTCAGATTGCCGTCGGGTGAAGTTCGCAAGGTTTTGGCCGTGAACATCGCGACCGTCGGTCAGGTCGGCAATATCGAGCATGAGAATGTCTCTATCGGTAAGGCCGGACGTAACCGCTGGTTGGGCAAGCGTCCTAAGGTTCGTGGCGTAGCGATGAACCCTGTCGATCACCCGTTGGGTGGTGGCGAGGGCAGAAGCTCTGGTGGACGTCATCCCGTTACCCCTTGGGGTAAGCCTACAAAGGGATACAAGACCCGTTCGCCGAAGAAGCCTTCGTCCAAGTTAATCGTAAAACGCCGTGGAAGTAAGTAG